CGAAATAAGCAAAAACCCAACCCAAAGaagagcaaaaaggaaaaaaaaaaaaaaaaaaaaaaaaacgaaagaaagatACCTCCATGCCCATGCCCATGCCCATGCCCATACCCATGTGTTGCTCTCTTGTTCAACTTAAAGACACGTTGACCCCAAATTTAGGAGATCAGAAAAACTACGAGCTTCACAGACATAGGATATATGAACATGCTGTgatgcatgagagagagagagagagagagagagagagagagagagagagagattgtattttgtgaattattttattagtaGAAGGAGGGGTGGTTCATTTATTCTCGGGGCGTGGTTTGGTCAGCGTTTGCAGAGGCAGAACAAGGAAACATCAACTCCGGCATCGAATGCAGAATCAAAGCTCGTGATTGGGAGTGGCGAGAATTAACAGAGCAgcgacaaaaaaattaaagaaaagcaaaatggGAAACTCGCCCCAGAaacattattaattaaatacaCGCACGCATATATTGCAACaccagcaagaagaagaagaagaagaagaagaaggtacaAGGAAGAGCAAGAAGTGTTTTTGTTACTGTGAGATGCACAAGAAGATTATGAAGCGGCTTTGAGTTTCGTCGGCCATGAAAGCGAAGCAACTTCTTGTTTTAGCGGCTCTGGTATCTTTCTTGATCCAGTGCGCGGCGGCCCAGCGGAACACCCTCAACTCCAGTATCGAGCGGTCGGCATTGCGTCGGCTTCGGTCGTCTCTGGGGCTCCGGGCCTGGGACTGGCCCATTAAGGCCGACCCGTGCCGGAACTGGACGGGCATAGAGTGCCGGGACGGGCAGGTCACGGCTATCAGCGTTTCGGGCCTTCGGAGGAGCAGAGTCGGGCGGATGAACCCCCGTTTCGCTGTGGATGCCCTCGCCAATTTGACCCTCCTGGAGACTTTCAACGCTTCCAGGTTCCTGCTTCCCGGGTCAATACCCGAGTGGTTCGGATACGGCCTTCCGGGTCTTCGGGTGCTCGATCTCCGGTCGTGCGCTTTGAACGGCGCCGTCCCAAGTTCACTCGGGAGGTTGAGCAGGCTCAAGTATCTGTATCTATCTGATAACAGTCTTACCGGCAATATTGCTTCCAGTTTGGGACAGTTAAATGAGTTGTTGGTTCTTGATCTTTCTAGGAATTTCTTGACTGGGTCAATACCTGCTTCATTCTCAATGATGAGTAACCTTTTTACGCTTGATCTTTCATCGAATTTTATATCAGGGACTATACCGGCGGGTTTAGGATCTGTCTCTAGTCTAAAAGTGTTGAATCTTTCGGATAACAGTCTCACAGCATCAATTCCGGGCGAGTTAGGTAATCTGTCTCAGTTGATAGAGCTTGATCTCAGCAAGAACTCCTTTTCTGGTGCTTTGCCTGTGGAGTTGGGAGGGTTGAAGAGTCTGAAGGGGATGAGAATTGGTAGTAATGGTTTAGAGGGTCAATTGCCGCAAGGGTTTTTCTCAGGTCTTGCTCAATTGGAAGTTGTGGTTCTCAGCGAGAATAAACTGGACGGAAGAATTCCTGGTGAAGTATGGTCCTTGCCTGGGTTGCGCTTAATTGACATATCCGCTAACAACTTCACTGGTGAGTTGCCAAGCAATGGTTTCAATGGCAATGTCACTCAGGCAATTTTCAACTTCTCAGATAACATGTTATATGGGAATCTCAACTCTTCGATCAGGTTTTTCAATTTAACTGATTTGTCATGGAATTACTTTCAAGGCAAAGTAAGTAATGATAGTTGGAGGAATGCTACTCTAGATAGAAATTGCCTTCAGGCTTTGCCGGATCAGAGGAGTTTAGGGGACTGTAGGCTTTTCTATTCTGAGAGAGGCTTACagtttgatgattttgaagCTTCGGGACCAACAGATCCGCCATTCCCAGTTTCTGcttcaaagaaaaacagaagatGGGTGTATATACTGATTGGAGTGTTTGGTGGGCTTGCCTTAATCATAGTTATGGCTGTAATTCTGGTGCTGCTCCTGACAAAGTGCTGCAGCAAGGGCATCCCTGATCAAAGAGGCATTGCTGATGAAGGGGTTGCTCCGGATGGAGACGGCCAAATGGTTCCTAAGGAGCCTTCTGAATTATCAGGTCTTGGAGATGTCTTTTCCTATGAACAGTTGGCCCATGTGACCAGTGAGTTTAGTGAGAGTAATCTTATCAAACATGGCCACTCTGGGGACCTGTACCGGGGCATTTTGGAAAATGGGACCATAGTCGTCATTAAAAGAGTTGATCTGCATTCATTCGACAGAGAATCATACACACGGGAATTGgagatttttgggaaaatttcacaTACAAGATTCGTCCCACTGTTAGGTCACTGCTTTGAGCATGAGCATGAGAAACTTTTGGTCTACAAGTACATGCCTAATGGAGACTTGGCAAGTTCGTTCTACAGAGCGACTGATTTAGAGGACGAGAGTCTGCAATCTCTTGATTGGATTACCCGattaaaaattgcaataggaGCTGCAGAAGCTCTATCATACCTACATCATGAATGTTACCCTCCTCTTGTGCACAGGTATCAGCTTTCACTTATTCAATGTTTAAGTAGATTCGTTTGGATTTTGTTGCCATTGGAAATAGTTGTTTATTGACCATTAGTGGCACTAGCCTATATGCTTTGTTCATAATTTCCTATTTTGTTATCAAGTTGATGGCTAGTTCAGCACTTTGTACTTGCATGTTATCAACATGTTCAACCATCATCCATTTACTTGTGCTACTTAGCTGATGCACAGACTGATGATTCCTTGTCATGCCACATTGTACTGCGAATTGCACTTCTCGCTGTGTCTTAGCTTGTTTTTCATTCCCTTTGCAAGTCTTATTTCTCTGTTAGCTGCTTAAATTAGTGTATAGATATCTTTGTCAAAGGGGGTGTGGCATCATTTGTGAAGAATAAATGCTCTGTACCACACTGCATGCTTTATTTCCCTACACGACCTGATAAAACTGCCACATCATAGTTGCTTTCACAAGGTAAAgaatctcgagagtgatcaaaTTTGATCATCTTAACCATTGTGCACTGTGTACCTTTTTGTTTTCTGTGTCTTTGGAAGTttcatctcttctttcatttaTCTAAATTCTACGTTCAGATTatatattggccaatgcctatTCCGTGTGAATTGCACTAGTTGAactgaataa
The window above is part of the Eucalyptus grandis isolate ANBG69807.140 chromosome 6, ASM1654582v1, whole genome shotgun sequence genome. Proteins encoded here:
- the LOC104449019 gene encoding probable LRR receptor-like serine/threonine-protein kinase At2g16250, which translates into the protein MKAKQLLVLAALVSFLIQCAAAQRNTLNSSIERSALRRLRSSLGLRAWDWPIKADPCRNWTGIECRDGQVTAISVSGLRRSRVGRMNPRFAVDALANLTLLETFNASRFLLPGSIPEWFGYGLPGLRVLDLRSCALNGAVPSSLGRLSRLKYLYLSDNSLTGNIASSLGQLNELLVLDLSRNFLTGSIPASFSMMSNLFTLDLSSNFISGTIPAGLGSVSSLKVLNLSDNSLTASIPGELGNLSQLIELDLSKNSFSGALPVELGGLKSLKGMRIGSNGLEGQLPQGFFSGLAQLEVVVLSENKLDGRIPGEVWSLPGLRLIDISANNFTGELPSNGFNGNVTQAIFNFSDNMLYGNLNSSIRFFNLTDLSWNYFQGKVSNDSWRNATLDRNCLQALPDQRSLGDCRLFYSERGLQFDDFEASGPTDPPFPVSASKKNRRWVYILIGVFGGLALIIVMAVILVLLLTKCCSKGIPDQRGIADEGVAPDGDGQMVPKEPSELSGLGDVFSYEQLAHVTSEFSESNLIKHGHSGDLYRGILENGTIVVIKRVDLHSFDRESYTRELEIFGKISHTRFVPLLGHCFEHEHEKLLVYKYMPNGDLASSFYRATDLEDESLQSLDWITRLKIAIGAAEALSYLHHECYPPLVHRDVQVGSILLDDKFEVRVGSLSEVRAQDEDSHGNVITRLLRKPQTSEQALSGSSSANCAYDVFCFGKVLLELVTGKLGISKSDDATTREWLEHTLSYISVHDKELVTKIMDPSLIVDEDFLEEVWAMAIVARSCLNPRPSKRPLMRYVLKALENPLKVVREDSSSSAMLRTASSRKSWNVAFFGSLRHSSSDSNAVPARINSNGFKQSGRVGSHSSGGNDFSSSHKRLSSEIFPEPIAIMDMERLDEH